The stretch of DNA CCGGCCCGATGAACGTCATTGTCGCCGAAACCGCATGAAACAAGACAACACCCAAGGAGCACACGATGAGCGAGCATCAAGTCGCAATCGTCGGTGCCGGCACCTCCGGGGTCGCGGCGGCGGTGGCCCTCGCCGACCGTGGCATCAACCCGTTGCTGATCGACCGAGCCGACCAAGTCGGTTCGTCGTGGCGCTCTCGTTATGACCGGCTGCGACTGAACACCGGCAGGCAGTTCTCCCACCTGCCGAACCGCCCCTACCCCAAGGGCACACCGACCTTTCCCACGCGGGAACAGGTGATCGAGCATCTCGAGCGGCACGCACGTGCGGACGGGATCGAGCTGCGCCTGGGCTGCCCGGTGGAACGGCTCGACCTGACGGACGGGCACTGGCGGTTGACCACCGCTGCCGGTTCGTTCGACGCTGCCGAGGTGGTGGTCGCGACCGGCTTCGATCATGAGCCCTTCGTCCCGGACTGGCCCGGACGCGGGGACTGGCGGGGTGCACTGGTTCATTCCTCGCAGTACCGGAATCCCTCGCAGTACAACGGGAAACGGGTCCTCGTGGTGGGAGCGGGCTGCTCGGGCATGGAAATTGCCTACGACCTCGCCACCGGAGGCGCGGCAAAGGTCTGGCTTTCGGCTCGCACACCGCCGAACATCATGCTCCGCCAGGGACCTGGTGGCATACCGGGAGACTTCATCGCGACGCCGCTCTACCATGCCCCGGTCCCTCTCGCGGACGCAATCGCTCGGTTCGGCCGGGAGAGGAGCATCGGCGACCTGCGCGAGTTCGGATTGCCGATCCCCGACGAGGGGATCTTCGCCCGCAGCGCCCGCCTCGGCGTGGCACCGGCGATCGTCGACAAGGAGCTCATCGCCGCGATCCGAGACAGGTCCATCGAGGTCGTTCGCGGAATCGAGTCACTCGACGCGGACGGCGTGTGGCTGGTGGACGGTGTGCGAATCGACCCGGAGGCGATGGTCTGCGCGACAGGGTTCCGCCAGCAACTCGACAAGCTGGTCGGGCACCTCGGCGTACTGGACGAGCGAGGTTGGCCGCACGCCACCGGTGAAAAGCCGGCCGCCGAGAGGTTGCGTTTCATCGGGTTCGTGCCCAGGCCGTCGCAGATCGGGTTCGCGGCGAAGCAGGCTCGCCGCGCGGCCCGAGCGATCGCGCGGGAACTGCGGTGAGCGTCGGCGGTAGGACTCGCCCACCCTGCCTCGGCGCTCGAACAATGGCGGGTCTGCGTAGAGATGGCCGACCGGTCAGATCGAACCGTGAAGTCGCGTCCGCCGACCCGATGTCGGAGCCGGCGGACGCGCGTATCAGTCGGGGCTAGGCACCTTCGACGATGGCGGCCATTCCCTGCCCGCCACCGATGCACATCGTGAGAAGCGCCTTGCCGCCGCCACGTCGCCGCAATTCATGCAGCGCGGTGGTCGTCATTCGGGCGCCGGTCGCGCCGATCGGGTGTCCGAGCGAGATCCCGGAACCGTTGACGTTCAGGCGGTCCCGGTCGTCGAATCCCCATTCCTTCAAGACGCCGAGCACCTGGCACGCGAATGCCTCGTTCAGCTCGACCAGCGTGAAGTCGTCGAAGCTCGCACCCGTCCTGCTGAACAGCTTGGACGTGGCCGCGACCGGGCCGAGCCCCATCAGTCCCGGCTCGCAGCCGGCGGCGGCCCACCCGGTGAGGAAGCCCATCGGCTCCAGCCCGAGTTCGTCCAGCCTGTCCTCGGCGACGACGAGCATCGACGACGCCGCATCATTCTGCTGAGACGCGTTACCGGCCGTGACGACTCCGTCCTTGACGACACTGCGCAGCCGCGCCAGCGACTCGGCGGTGGTATCGGGACGGATGCCCTCGTCCCGCGCCACGACGGAGACGTTGCCTTTGCGGTCGGTGATCTTGACCTCGATCACCTCGTCGTCGAACTTGCCTGCCTCCCAGGCCGCATGGGCCTTGGCGTGACTGTCGGCGGCGAACGCGTCGGATTCTTCGCGGCTGATTCCGCACCGCGCCGCGACGTTTTCCGCGGTCTCGATCATTCCGCTGATCTTCCCGAACCGCCATTCCGGCTGGGAGCGCTCACGGCCGCGGTCGAGACGGTCGTAGAGGTTGAGCGATCCGGCGCGGGTGCCCCACCGGGCCCCGGTGGTGTAGTGCTCGATGTTGCTCATCGACTCGACGCCGCCGGCGAGCACGACGTCGGCCGCACCGGTCTGCACCATCATCGACGCCGTCACGAGGGCCTGAAGCCCGGTGCCGCAGCGGCGGTCGGTCTGCAGTCCGGCGACCGAGATCGGAAGTCCCGCCTCGAGTGCCGCCCACCGTCCGATGCAGGGGGCCTCGGAGTTGGCGTACGACTGCCCCATCGCGACGTCCTCGATGAGTTCGGGGTCGATGCCCGACCGCGCGACGGTCTCCTTGATGACCGCCGCCGCCAGGATCTCGGCGGGCACGTCGCGCAGTCCGCCGCCGAAGCGGCCGACGGCTGTGCGGACGGGGGCGACCAGTGCTGCTCTACGCATGTTGTTCCTCGTTCTCAGGAGACCAGGACGCGGACGGTCTCGGCGACACACGCCGGCTTGTCCGCACCCTCGATCTCGATGGTGTACTTGACGACTACCTGGGCGCCCTGCTTCGTGTGTTCGACCGATACGATCTCGCCACCGACCCGCACCTTCGCCCCGACCTTCACCGGCTGGGGGAAGCGAACCTTGTTGAGGCCGTAGTTGATCACCAGATTTACACCGTCGACACGCATGAGCTCGGCGCCGAGTTTCGGCAACAGCGACAGCGTGAGGTAGCCGTGGGCGATGGGGGCGCCGAACGGACCCTGGGCGGCCCGCTCGGGATCGACGTGGATCCACTGATGGTCGCCGGTGGCGTCGGCGAACAGATTCACGCGGTCCTGCGTGATCTCGAGCCAGTCGCTGTGGCCGAGATGTTCGCCGACTGCGGATTCGACGTCGTCGATCCCCTGGAATACGCGCATGACACTCTTTTCGGGTCGGCCCGGTACCGGGCGAAGTGGAAACGGCTAGAGGTTGACGTTCTCGAACACGGCCGCGATGCCCTGCCCGCCGCCGATGCACATCGTCTCGATGCCGTAGCGGGCCTGGCGGCGGTCCAGTTCGCGGAGCAGGTTGGCCAGGATGCGACCGCCGGTGGCGCCGACCGGATGTCCGAGCGAGATTCCGGAGCCGTTGACGTTGAACCGGTCCCGCATGTCGGACTCGTCGAACTTCCACTCTCTCGCGCACGCCAGCACCTGTGCGGCGAACGCCTCGTTGATCTCGAGGAGGTCTACGTCGTTGAGGGTGAGCTTTGCCCGGCTCAGGGCCTTGTCCACGGCCGGGACCGGGCCGATGCCCATCCGGTTCGGCTCCACTCCGGCAACGCCCCAGCTGACGAGCCGGGCGAACGGGCGCAGGCCCAGACGTTCCGCGTTGTCGGGGGTGGTGACGATCGCGGCGGCGGCGGCGTCGTTCTGGCCACACGCGTTGCCCGCGGTCACGGTGGCGTCCGGGTCGACGCGGGAGCGGATGGGCCGCAGCGCCGCCAGCGACTCGGCCGTCACGTCGCGGCGCGGGTGCTCGTCGGTGGTGTGGACGACGGGGTCCTTGCCGCGCTTGCCCGGCACGGTCACCGGGATCGTCTCGGCGTCGAACAGGCCGCCGTCCTGGGCCCGGATGGCACGCGCATGCGATTCGGCGGCGTACGCGTCCTGCTCCTCGCGGCTGATCGAATACTCCCGGCGCAGGTTCTCCGCGGTCTCGATCATGCCGCCCTCGACGGGGAAGTTCACGCCACCGGAGTTGGTGCGGGGCTTGGCCAAGCGGTCGTGGAACTCCACCGAGGCGCCCTTGACGCCCCAGCGCATACCGGTGCTGTAGAACTCGGTCTGGCTCATCGACTCGGCGCCGCCCGCGATCACCAGATCGCTCATCCCGGTCTGCACCTGCATAGCCGCGTAGATCACCGCTTGGAGCCCGGAGCCGCAGCGGCGGTCGAGCTGGATGCCGGGCACGGTGACGTCGAGGCCGGCGTCGAGCGCAGCGATCCGGCCGATGGCCGCCGCCTCGCCGTTGGCGTAGCCCTGACCGAAGATGACGTCGTCGATGTCGTCGGACGTGAGCGACGTTCGTTCGATCAGACCTTTCAACACCGTCGACGCGAGGGTGGTGACAGGGACGTCGCGGTACATGCCGCCGAATCCCCCGACGGGGGTGCGGACGGGTTCACAGATCACTGCTTCGTACATGGGTTCAGAGCGCTTTCTTGGCTTCGCGGACGAGGCCGCCGCCGATGATCAGACGCTGGATCTCGCTGGTCCCCTCGTACAGACGCAGCAGGCGGACCTCGCGGTAGATCCGTTCCACCGGAACGTCTCTCATGTATCCGGTGCCGCCGTGCACCTGCACCGCGAGGTCGGCGACCTTGCCGGCCATCTCCGTGCAGTACAGCTTCGCCACGGACGGGGCGATCCGGCGGTCCTCACCGCTGACGTACTTCTGCGCCGCGTCCCGCACCAGCGCGCGGCCCGCGGACACGCCCACCTGCTGATCGGCGAGCATGGCCTGCACCAGCTGGAAGTCACCGATCGGGGTGCCGCCCTGCTTCGTGACCGCCGCGAAGGCGACGGACTCGTCGAGCGCACGCTGCGCGCTGCCGACGGCGAGGGCGGCGATGTGCACGCGGCCCCGGGCGAGCGACGTCATGGCGGCGCGGTAGCCGGCCTCTTCACTGCCGCCGACCAGGGCGGATCCGGGGACGGTGACGTCGTCGAACGCGACCTCCGCCGTCCAGGCGCCCTCCTGGCCCATCTTCTTGTCCTTCGGACCGACCACGACACCGGCGGTGTCGGCGGGAACGAGGAACACCGCGATGCCGGTGCCGGTCTCGTCGGCGGGACGGGTGCGGGCGAACACCACGAACAGATCGGCCAACGGTGCGTTGGTGATGAACCGCTTGGTGCCGTTGATCGTCCACTTGCCGTCCTTCAGGACGGCGCGGGTGGTCAGGCCCGCCGGGTTCGACCCGGCCTCCGGCTCGGTCAGCGCGAACGACGCGACCACGTCACCGGACGCGATGCGCTCGAGCCATTCCGACTTCTGTTCGTCCGTACCGAAATTCACCAGCACCTGGCCGGCGATCCCGTTGTTGGTGCCGAACATCGACCGCAACGCCAGGCTCGTGTACCCGAACTCCATGGCCAGTTCCACGTCCTGCGTGAGGTCGAGTCCGAGCCCGCCCCACTGCTGCGGGATGGCGTACCCGAACAGACCCATCTCCGCCGCCTTGCGGCGAATGTCGTCCGGAATCAGATCCTTTTCCGCGATTTCATTTTCCCTCGGAATTACTTCCTTCTGAATAAAGACTCTCGTCTGCGCGAGAATGTCCTTGAAGTCTTCGTCACTCACTTCGCGTTCAGCCATGAAGGTGAATATCCAGCAACCCAGCCTCGCTGTCAAGCGAGCCCCGCGAACGAGAACGCGCAGCACAGACGGCATTTATGACCCATAGGAAGAGGGAAACTGTCGGTTTCCTACAGCGTCTTTGACCCCGGCGGTCCGAGGCACTTCAATAGGTGTCAGTGTCCGGAGGAATTGTCCGGGCATATTCACGAACAATGAAATTTCCCGGCGAGATGGAACTCGATATTCGACATGGTTGGCAGACCCGAGGACGCACTCCTCTACAAGGGCTACACCGTCGATCCGCAGGAACTCGAACAGTTGCTGCTGTCCCGGCGGGGGATCCTCGATGCGGTGGTGGTCGGCCGCTCCGTCCTCGGGGTCGGAGAGATGCCGGTCGCCTTCGTGGTGGCAGACGCGGCAGAGTCCGTCACGGCCGAGGAACTGATCGCGTTCGTGGCGGCCGCGGTGCCGCCGTACAAGAAGGTGCGCGAAGTGGTCTTCGTCGACGAGTTGCCGCTGTCCCCGCGGGGCACGGTCCTACGGTCCGCGTTGCGCGACCGTCTGAACGAGGCGCACCCCGAACAGAGTACGGAGAAATGATGAACATGGGACGGGTGGAACGATGACACGACTGGCGCAGACCGCAGGACTCACGGACACGCAGGACGAGATCGTGTCGGCGGTACGAGAGTTCGTGGACAAGGCCGTCATTCCGCAGGCGCAGGAGCTCGAACACTCGGACAGCTACCCGACGGCCATCGTCGAGCAGATGAAGGAGATGGGCCTGTTCGGGCTCACCATCCCGGAGGAGTTCGGCGGCATCGGGGAATCCCTGCTCACCTACGCGCTGTGCGTCGAGGAGCTCGCACGGGGCTGGATGAGTGTGTCCGGGGTGATCAACACCCATTTCATCGTGGCGCACATGATCGCGCATCACGGCACACCCGAGCAGAAGGCCCACTACCTGCCGCGCATGGCGACGGGTGAACTGCGCGGCGCGTTCTCGATGTCCGAACCCGGACTGGGATCCGATGTCGCCGCCATCCGGACCAAGGCCACCCGGGCCGCGGACGGCGACTACGTGATCGACGGCCAGAAAATGTGGCTGACCAACGGCGGGTCGTCGACGCTGGTGGCCGTGCTGGTCCGCACCGAGGAGGGTGCCCCGAAGGCCCACGACAATCTCACCGCGTTCCTCATCGAGAAGCCCGCCGGCTTCGGCGAGGTCCTGCCCGGGCTCACGATCCCCGGGAAGATCGAGAAGATGGGCTACAAGGGCATCGACACCACCGAGATGGTGTTCGACGGCTATCGGGCCGCGGCCGACACGATTCTCGGCGGCGCCCCGGGCCGCGGTTTCCGGCAGATGATGGACGGCGTCGAGGTCGGTCGCGTCAACGTCGCCGCCCGCGCGTGCGGGATCGCGCAGCGCGCGTTCGAACTCGGCGTGAAGTACGCGAAGGCGCGGGAGACGTTCGGCTCGCCGATCGCCGAACACCAGGCCATCGCGTTCCGGATCGCGGAGATGGCCACCAAGGTGGAGGCCGCACACCTGATGATGGTGAATGCCGCGCGGCTCAAGGACTCCGGGGAACGCAACGACGTCGCGGCCGGGATGGCCAAGTACCTCGCGAGTGAGTTCTGCTCGGAGGTGACGCAGGACAGCTTCCGGATCCACGGCGGTTACGGCTATTCCAAGGAATACGAGATCGAACGCCTGATGCGGGAGGCCCCGTTCCTCCTCATCGGTGAGGGCACCAGCGACATTCAGAAGCAGATCATCAGCCGCGGAGTGCTGCGGTCGTACAACTGACGCGTTTCGGACAACTGAGGAAGGAAGAATTCATGACACTTCTCGAGGGACGGGTCGCCGTCGTCACGGGCGCAGCCCAGGGCATCGGTTTGGAGATGGCCCGGAAGTTCGCGAGTGAGGGCGCGTCCGTCGTGCTCGGCGACATGCACGCCGAGAACGTCAAGACCGCCGCGGCGAAACTCGAGGCCGACGGCTTCCAGGCCGTCGGCGTTGCCTGCGACGTGACCGATGCGGACCAGATGCAGAACCTGGGGAAGACGGCGCTCGACAGTTTCGGCGCCATGGACGTGTGGGTCAACAACGCCGGCATCACCCGCGACGCGACGCTGCGCAAGATGTCCCTCGCCGATTTCCGCTCCGTCATCGACGTGCACCTGCAGGGCGCGTGGCTGGGCACCCAGATCGCGTCGATCGCGATGCGGGAGGCAGGCAAGGGTTCGATCGTGAACATCTCGTCGATCTCGGGCAAGGTCGGCATGGTCGGGCAGACCAACTACAGCGCCGCGAAGGCCGGCATGGTGGGCCTCACGAAGGCGGCCGCGAAGGAGGTCGCCCACCTCGGGGTCCGGGTCAACGCGATCCAGCCCGGCGTGGTGAACACCGACATGATTCGTGCCCTGCGCGCCGACATCATCGAGGCGAAGCTCAAAGAGGTCCCGATGGGCCGCGGAGCCGAGCCCGAGGAGATCGCGAACGTCGCGCTGTTCCTCGCGTCGGACATGTCCAGCTACATGACGGGCACCGTCCTCGAAGTCACCGGCGGGCGTCACATCTGAGGCAGTAGTCTGCACTGGTGGAGTCGCGACACGTCGAGTATTTTCTCGCCACCGTCGACAACGACGGCCTCGCGCTCGCGGCCGAGGCCCTGGGCGTCACCAAGCCGTCGTTGTCGAAGGGGCTGCGCAATCTCGAGCGTGACCTCGGCGTCGAACTGTTCCACCGGGTGGGCCGCGGCCTGGTGCTCAGCGCGGCGGGCAAGGCGTTCGTCGGTCCGGCCCGGCAGATCGTGCGCGACCTGGTGGCCGCCGAGGGTTCGTTCGTCGACATTTCCGGTCTACCGCGCGGACGACTCGACATCTGTGCGTCCGCGCAGGTCGCGGAAGGTCAGGTCACCGAAAAGATCGGTGCGTTTCGCAAACAGAATCCCGGTGTGATCGTCCGGATCGCCGACCTGCGTTCCTCCGACGTCGTCGCATCCCTCATCCGGGACGGGCACTGCGAGATCGCCTTCAGCCATTTCCCGGTCGTCGCACCCGGATTGACGACCCGGGCAGTCGGTCGCCACGAATACTGGCTGGCCGTCCCGCCGGGCTCCGACGTCTCCTGGCGGAACCCGTTCCCGCTGAACGACCTTCCCGATCTGCCCGTCGTGGGTTTGCCCAAGGAGTCGTCGTCGCGCACGGCGATCGAGAAGGCGCTGCAGGCGTCGGGGAGTCGTACCGT from Rhodococcus opacus B4 encodes:
- a CDS encoding acyl-CoA dehydrogenase family protein, coding for MTRLAQTAGLTDTQDEIVSAVREFVDKAVIPQAQELEHSDSYPTAIVEQMKEMGLFGLTIPEEFGGIGESLLTYALCVEELARGWMSVSGVINTHFIVAHMIAHHGTPEQKAHYLPRMATGELRGAFSMSEPGLGSDVAAIRTKATRAADGDYVIDGQKMWLTNGGSSTLVAVLVRTEEGAPKAHDNLTAFLIEKPAGFGEVLPGLTIPGKIEKMGYKGIDTTEMVFDGYRAAADTILGGAPGRGFRQMMDGVEVGRVNVAARACGIAQRAFELGVKYAKARETFGSPIAEHQAIAFRIAEMATKVEAAHLMMVNAARLKDSGERNDVAAGMAKYLASEFCSEVTQDSFRIHGGYGYSKEYEIERLMREAPFLLIGEGTSDIQKQIISRGVLRSYN
- a CDS encoding AMP-binding enzyme is translated as MVGRPEDALLYKGYTVDPQELEQLLLSRRGILDAVVVGRSVLGVGEMPVAFVVADAAESVTAEELIAFVAAAVPPYKKVREVVFVDELPLSPRGTVLRSALRDRLNEAHPEQSTEK
- a CDS encoding acetyl-CoA C-acetyltransferase, encoding MRRAALVAPVRTAVGRFGGGLRDVPAEILAAAVIKETVARSGIDPELIEDVAMGQSYANSEAPCIGRWAALEAGLPISVAGLQTDRRCGTGLQALVTASMMVQTGAADVVLAGGVESMSNIEHYTTGARWGTRAGSLNLYDRLDRGRERSQPEWRFGKISGMIETAENVAARCGISREESDAFAADSHAKAHAAWEAGKFDDEVIEVKITDRKGNVSVVARDEGIRPDTTAESLARLRSVVKDGVVTAGNASQQNDAASSMLVVAEDRLDELGLEPMGFLTGWAAAGCEPGLMGLGPVAATSKLFSRTGASFDDFTLVELNEAFACQVLGVLKEWGFDDRDRLNVNGSGISLGHPIGATGARMTTTALHELRRRGGGKALLTMCIGGGQGMAAIVEGA
- a CDS encoding flavin-containing monooxygenase, giving the protein MSEHQVAIVGAGTSGVAAAVALADRGINPLLIDRADQVGSSWRSRYDRLRLNTGRQFSHLPNRPYPKGTPTFPTREQVIEHLERHARADGIELRLGCPVERLDLTDGHWRLTTAAGSFDAAEVVVATGFDHEPFVPDWPGRGDWRGALVHSSQYRNPSQYNGKRVLVVGAGCSGMEIAYDLATGGAAKVWLSARTPPNIMLRQGPGGIPGDFIATPLYHAPVPLADAIARFGRERSIGDLREFGLPIPDEGIFARSARLGVAPAIVDKELIAAIRDRSIEVVRGIESLDADGVWLVDGVRIDPEAMVCATGFRQQLDKLVGHLGVLDERGWPHATGEKPAAERLRFIGFVPRPSQIGFAAKQARRAARAIARELR
- a CDS encoding acyl-CoA dehydrogenase family protein, giving the protein MAEREVSDEDFKDILAQTRVFIQKEVIPRENEIAEKDLIPDDIRRKAAEMGLFGYAIPQQWGGLGLDLTQDVELAMEFGYTSLALRSMFGTNNGIAGQVLVNFGTDEQKSEWLERIASGDVVASFALTEPEAGSNPAGLTTRAVLKDGKWTINGTKRFITNAPLADLFVVFARTRPADETGTGIAVFLVPADTAGVVVGPKDKKMGQEGAWTAEVAFDDVTVPGSALVGGSEEAGYRAAMTSLARGRVHIAALAVGSAQRALDESVAFAAVTKQGGTPIGDFQLVQAMLADQQVGVSAGRALVRDAAQKYVSGEDRRIAPSVAKLYCTEMAGKVADLAVQVHGGTGYMRDVPVERIYREVRLLRLYEGTSEIQRLIIGGGLVREAKKAL
- a CDS encoding acetyl-CoA C-acetyltransferase, whose translation is MYEAVICEPVRTPVGGFGGMYRDVPVTTLASTVLKGLIERTSLTSDDIDDVIFGQGYANGEAAAIGRIAALDAGLDVTVPGIQLDRRCGSGLQAVIYAAMQVQTGMSDLVIAGGAESMSQTEFYSTGMRWGVKGASVEFHDRLAKPRTNSGGVNFPVEGGMIETAENLRREYSISREEQDAYAAESHARAIRAQDGGLFDAETIPVTVPGKRGKDPVVHTTDEHPRRDVTAESLAALRPIRSRVDPDATVTAGNACGQNDAAAAAIVTTPDNAERLGLRPFARLVSWGVAGVEPNRMGIGPVPAVDKALSRAKLTLNDVDLLEINEAFAAQVLACAREWKFDESDMRDRFNVNGSGISLGHPVGATGGRILANLLRELDRRQARYGIETMCIGGGQGIAAVFENVNL
- a CDS encoding LysR family transcriptional regulator; the protein is MESRHVEYFLATVDNDGLALAAEALGVTKPSLSKGLRNLERDLGVELFHRVGRGLVLSAAGKAFVGPARQIVRDLVAAEGSFVDISGLPRGRLDICASAQVAEGQVTEKIGAFRKQNPGVIVRIADLRSSDVVASLIRDGHCEIAFSHFPVVAPGLTTRAVGRHEYWLAVPPGSDVSWRNPFPLNDLPDLPVVGLPKESSSRTAIEKALQASGSRTVISAVVEQREAVGSFVVEGVGMSFLERTLAERAALGGARISPLEPPITVEYGVIYDDARLSPAGRAFLDTLTT
- the fabG gene encoding 3-oxoacyl-ACP reductase FabG, whose translation is MTLLEGRVAVVTGAAQGIGLEMARKFASEGASVVLGDMHAENVKTAAAKLEADGFQAVGVACDVTDADQMQNLGKTALDSFGAMDVWVNNAGITRDATLRKMSLADFRSVIDVHLQGAWLGTQIASIAMREAGKGSIVNISSISGKVGMVGQTNYSAAKAGMVGLTKAAAKEVAHLGVRVNAIQPGVVNTDMIRALRADIIEAKLKEVPMGRGAEPEEIANVALFLASDMSSYMTGTVLEVTGGRHI
- a CDS encoding MaoC family dehydratase; protein product: MRVFQGIDDVESAVGEHLGHSDWLEITQDRVNLFADATGDHQWIHVDPERAAQGPFGAPIAHGYLTLSLLPKLGAELMRVDGVNLVINYGLNKVRFPQPVKVGAKVRVGGEIVSVEHTKQGAQVVVKYTIEIEGADKPACVAETVRVLVS